A stretch of Cicer arietinum cultivar CDC Frontier isolate Library 1 chromosome 5, Cicar.CDCFrontier_v2.0, whole genome shotgun sequence DNA encodes these proteins:
- the LOC101513612 gene encoding RING-H2 finger protein ATL65 produces MIAPAQPPMHNQQPPISPNSPAVDFTPPLIAMVVVVAAAFLFVTYSRLISRHLTPPIHRLIHHFQRRRFLPPSSATSLVDVESLQYDSTTFDAPHTYGLDESVIKTIPFFIYTTKYEQESRRDCAVCLLEFEDHDYVRTLPLCYHTFHLDCIDAWLRSHANCPLCRAGLLCSESESPFRPLMAARIRPSFHDQTINLHLETPFHNSHSVLPAPDITPQSPVANNVDENRFQLREDFLLKRSYSFGFERSLPSERMVIDPATTSPWRYRRGNTGFWSKRPSPFGSLGKSRVFSFRYYRGMKSPFFRRRGFFPLSESSVRYGEGGSWSRRSKSIASPMFSRSSAAVFSSSRLRCGDPEALLSPERFNRRR; encoded by the coding sequence ATGATAGCTCCAGCTCAGCCACCCATGCATAACCAACAACCCCCAATTTCTCCAAACTCCCCTGCAGTTGACTTCACTCCACCCTTAATAGCAATGGTCGTCGTTGTCGCCGCCGCCTTCCTCTTCGTAACCTATTCCCGCCTCATCAGTCGCCATCTAACACCTCCCATCCACCGTTTAATCCATCACTTCCAACGCCGCAGATTCCTCCCTCCCTCCTCCGCCACCTCATTAGTTGACGTCGAATCTCTTCAATACGATTCAACAACATTTGACGCCCCACACACTTACGGTTTAGACGAGTCCGTTATCAAAACCATTCCCTTCTTCATTTACACCACCAAATACGAACAAGAATCACGCCGTGACTGCGCCGTTTGTTTACTCGAATTTGAAGATCACGATTACGTTCGTACCCTCCCTCTTTGTTATCACACTTTTCATCTCGATTGTATTGACGCTTGGCTTCGTTCGCACGCTAACTGTCCTCTCTGTCGCGCCGGTCTTCTCTGTTCTGAATCTGAATCTCCTTTCAGACCTCTTATGGCCGCTAGAATTCGTCCTTCTTTTCACGATCAAACTATTAATCTTCACCTTGAAACGCCTTTTCATAATTCTCACTCTGTTTTGCCGGCGCCTGATATTACTCCTCAATCTCCCGTTGCGAATAATGTTGACGAGAATCGTTTTCAATTAAGGGAGGATTTTCTGTTGAAACGCTCTTATTCATTTGGTTTCGAGCGGAGTTTGCCGTCGGAGAGGATGGTAATCGACCCTGCCACGACTTCTCCGTGGCGGTATCGAAGGGGGAACACCGGTTTCTGGAGCAAAAGACCATCTCCGTTTGGTTCGTTAGGGAAATCAAGAGTGTTTTCGTTCAGGTATTATAGAGGGATGAAATCTCCATTTTTCCGGCGAAGAGGATTCTTTCCGTTGTCGGAATCGAGTGTTAGGTACGGCGAGGGAGGGAGCTGGTCGAGAAGGAGCAAATCAATTGCGAGTCCGATGTTTTCGAGGTCGTCTGCGGCGGTATTTTCGTCGAGCCGGCTGAGATGCGGTGATCCAGAGGCGTTACTGTCGCCGGAGAGGTTTAACAGACGGCGATGA
- the LOC101513938 gene encoding PP2A regulatory subunit TAP46, with protein MGEIKMEDMPLPALFDQARKIHATATESGADQELVKKGCEALNKCEDMINKLALFSANETKEDISTTDLKYILVPYYLAELTEKIAQDDRIQILKSSQEKLKEFVSFCEAMELVPKEELESYMQGAPKSVADLRARKIARFKRQKAAESKLLEIKERKERRGRSTKASALSTPVEAGEEEVLDDDGEEEREAWNTTISLAICKAFDLLEMIKKEEEMLSAVKDRQSKDGDQEFSKDVLDERAKKAEAWHRDAAVRARYTKPSPPITCATFAQDVLEGRAKASQAHDHKHQPLIFGPASLVNGSFTNERERMAAQVFQPSHRMPTMSIEEAGLKEMEIMNKWQENNARLMEEANSSWHNDRKFKPGEDEEDEDDDAAQDRARAFDDWKDDNPRGAGNTKLTPCG; from the exons ATGGGCGAGATTAAGATGGAGGACATGCCGCTGCCGGCGCTGTTTGACCAAGCAAGAAAGATCCACGCAACCGCCACTGAGTCTGGTGCTGACCAG GAACTTGTGAAGAAGGGCTGCGAAGCCTTGAATAAATGCGAAGACATGATCAATAAACTGGCTTTGTTTTCTGCTAATGAGACCAAAGAAGATATCAGCACCACCGATCTCAAGTATATTCTG GTGCCGTATTATCTTGCTGAGTTGACCGAAAAAATAGCACAGGATGACAGGATACAGATTCTAAAGTCTTCCCAGGAAAAACTGAAG gAATTTGTCTCATTTTGTGAGGCAATGGAGCTGGTCCCAAAAGAGGAGTTAGAATCTTATATGCAAGGGGCACCAAAATCTGTTGCTGATCTGAGGGCCAGAAAG ATAGCTAGATTTAAACGACAAAAAGCTGCAGAATCAAAGTTGTTGGAAATAAAAGAGCGAAAGGAGCGGCGTGGGCGTTCTACTAAAGCATCTGCCTTGTCTACCCCTGTTGAGGCAGGAGAGGAAGAAGTACTGGATGATGATGGGGAAGAAGAAAGAGAG GCTTGGAATACTACCATATCTTTGGCAATCTGTAAG GCATTTGATCTTCTGGAAATGATAAAGAAAGAGGAAGAGATGCTTTCTGCTGTAAAGGATAGACAATCCAAG GATGGGGATCAGGAGTTTTCTAAGGATGTTCTGGATGAACGTGCCAAGAAAGCAGAAGCTTGGCATCGCGATGCTGCAGTTCGTGCACGGTATACTAAGCCATCTCCACCAATCACATGTGCCACTTTTGCTCAAGATGTTCTAGAAGGAAGGGCAAAAGCGTCACAGGCACATGATCACAAACACCAACCACTAATATTTGGGCCAGCAAGCCTCGTGAATGGAAGTTTTACAAATGAGAGAGAAAGAATGGCAGCTCAGGTCTTCCAACCCAGTCACAG gatgccaactATGAGCATTGAGGAAGCAGGACTTAAAGAAATGGAAATTATGAATAAATGGCAAGAGAACAATGCCAGACTCATGGAAGAAGCCAATTCATCTTGGCACAATGATAGGAAGTTCAAGCCAGGTGAAGACGAggaggatgaagatgatgatgctGCACAGGATAGAGCTAGAGCTTTTGATGATTGGAAGGATGATAATCCGCGGGGTGCAGGAAATACGAAGCTTACCCCTTGTGGCTAA
- the LOC101514698 gene encoding uncharacterized protein isoform X1 produces the protein MVMGDTSDDSMYPMYFGVSCAFFALQVLRKKPHVEVENLSKIVETMLQGSAQLLGLIVWKVQKRVPNDGENLIIKLKSAEIEIKNLKKMRHEDAKANEKVVGIFATQEQSWFSERRKLRQQIGALLNELRVFEKKKGSEVSELNQKLKEMESLVESKDKKIEEEDKKRKEFEEKVKKAEKDAEELRESIRHEAQEHSSDLRKHKTAFIELVSNQRHLEAELGRAVKHLEATKQELVSVMENKEESDLMAQKLTLEIGKFHKDLEQKDKILSAMLRKSKLDSAEKQMLLKEVKLSKARRKQAEQETEKWRVASEGKHDRHSLKTMLLNLSSRMDVFPSGRGMQHNSSTGSSHISNEQEQFSPFSDHYLPQRNEESSIPANAKRLEDWMRGETERYATLIEQRHHIELDAFVEQMRIKDEKLEAFRWQLLRTDLESKQLQSHLEGLVKDVTQLRHDKMKLESLLLEREDELNSLKDQFASKLRPLNFFRNNSNLSPQSSSELTQDAVWSKVKIVKRKPGEKQLEMVETLIEEDCKKEAVQPLHHDQFDNTNSQVQSPENKFEEEKHVCKEDSPTSVQYQSPKHIEIDSAEKIGSSTSLPFNDAKQFQWKMDLHALGVSYKIKRLKQQLTLVEKLTGRQTNNEHEEMSEDSKVGMEAYFSLTALLNKQIGRYQSLQEKTDDLCKRMQENDFYANRVEMNGARKKEKTSTLEHFLEETFQLQRYIVATGQKMMEIQSKIVSGFVGVAEEMEKSASGIDMKRFSESIRNLFHEVQRGLEVRTSRIIGDLEGTLAREGMICFRR, from the exons ATGGTAATGGGTGATACTAGTGATGATAGCATGTATCCAATGTATTTTGGTGTTTCTTGTGCTTTTTTTGCACTCCAAGTGCTTAGAAAAAAACCACATGTTGAAGTTgaaaatttgtctaaaattgtTGAAACAATGCTTCAAGGAAGTGCACAGCTTTTAGGGTTGATTGTGTGGAAAGTTCAAAAAAGAGTGCCAAATGATGGGGAAAaccttattattaaattgaaaagtGCTGAGATAGAAATTAAGAATCTTAAAAAGATGAGACATGAAGATGCAAAAGCAAATGAGAAAGTGGTTGGAATCTTTGCAACACAAGAGCAAAGTTGGTTTAGTGAAAGGAGAAAACTTAGACAGCAGATTGGTGCTTTACTGAATGAGTTAAGAGTTTTTGAGAAGAAAAAGGGTTCAGAAGTTTCTGAATTGAATCAAAAATTGAAGGAAATGGAGAGTTTGGTTGAGTCAAAAGACAAGAAGATTGAAGAAGAGGATAAGAAAAGAAAGGAGTTTGAAGAAAAGGTAAAAAAAGCTGAAAAGGATGCAGAAGAATTGAGAGAGTCTATTAGGCATGAagctcaagaacattcttctGATCTTAGGAAACACAAAACAGCTTTCATTGAGCTTGTTTCAAACCAAAGGCACCTTGAAGCTGAACTTGGTCGTGCTGTTAAGCATTTGGAAGCAACAAAACAGGAACTTGTTTCTGTGATGGAGAACAAGGAGGAATCTGATTTGATGGCACAGAAATTAACTTTGGAGATTGGTAAATTTCACAAGGACTTGGAACAAAAAGATAAGATTTTGTCAGCAATGTTGAGAAAATCTAAACTTGATAGTGCTGAAAAGCAAATGCTGTTGAAAGAGGTTAAGTTATCAAAGGCTAGGAGGAAGCAAGCTGAGCAAGAAACAGAAAAGTGGAGGGTTGCTTCAGAAGGAAAACATGATAGACATTCCCTTAAAACCATGTTGCTGAATTTGAGTTCAAGGATGGATGTTTTTCCTAGTGGAAGAGGTATGCAGCATAATTCTTCAACAGGCTCctcacatatttcaaatgaacaagAACAATTTTCACCCTTTTCTGATCACTACTTGCCACAAAGAAATGAAGAATCGT CCATTCCTGCCAATGCTAAGCGTTTGGAAGATTGGATGAGAGGTGAAACAGAAAGATACGCAACCTTAATTGAACAGAGGCATCACATAGAGTTAGATGCTTTTGTAGAACAAATGAGGATCAAAGATGAGAAGTTAGAGGCATTTAGGTGGCAGTTGTTGAGAACAGATTTAGAATCAAAGCAGCTTCAGTCACACTTGGAGGGATTGGTGAAGGATGTGACACAGCTGAGACATGACAAGATGAAATTGGAGAGTTTATTGTTGGAAAGAGAGGATGAACTAAATTCCCTAAAAGACCAATTTGCATCAAAATTAAGGCCTTTAAACTTCTTTAGAAACAACTCTAATTTGTCTCCACAATCTTCATCAGAACTAACTCAAGATGCTGTTTGGTCTAAAGTCAAGATTGTGAAGAGAAAACCAGGTGAAAAACAGCTAGAAATGGTGGAAACTTTGATTGAGGAAGATTGCAAAAAGGAGGCGGTGCAGCCCTTGCACCATGATCAGTTTGACAATACTAATTCACAAGTTCAATCTCCAGAAAATaagtttgaagaagaaaaacatgttTGTAAGGAGGATAGTCCTACATCTGTGCAGTATCAAAGTCCAAAACACATTGAAATTGATTCTGCTGAAAAGATAGGATCATCAACCAGCCTGCCCTTTAATGATGCAAAGCAATTCCAATGGAAGATGGATCTTCATGCTCTTGGAGTATCTTACAAGATCAAGAGGCTTAAGCAGCAACTGACTCTTGTTGAAAAGTTGACAGGAAGGCAAACCAACAATGAACATGAAGAAATGAGTGAAGATAGCAAAGTTGGTATGGAGGCTTACTTTTCCTTGACTGCTTTGCTGAATAAACAAATTGGAAGATATCAATCCCTCCAAGAAAAGACTGACGATCTTTGCAAACGAATG CAAGAGAACGACTTCTACGCGAACCGTGTAGAAATGAATGGTGCAAGAAAAAAGGAGAAAACATCAACACTAGAGCACTTCTTGGAGGAAACATTTCAATTACAAAGATACATAGTTGCAACAGGACAAAAAATGATGGAAATTCAGTCCAAGATTGTTTCTGGGTTTGTTGGAGTGGCAGAAGAGATGGAAAAAAGTGCTTCTGGCATTGACATGAAGCGATTTTCTGAAAGTATAAGGAATTTGTTCCATGAAGTTCAAAGAGGTCTAGAAGTTAGGACATCTAGAATTATTGGTGACCTTGAGGGGACATTGGCTCGTGAAGGAATGATATGTTTTAGAAGGTAG
- the LOC101514698 gene encoding uncharacterized protein isoform X2 — MVMGDTSDDSMYPMYFGVSCAFFALQVLRKKPHVEVENLSKIVETMLQGSAQLLGLIVWKVQKRVPNDGENLIIKLKSAEIEIKNLKKMRHEDAKANEKVVGIFATQEQSWFSERRKLRQQIGALLNELRVFEKKKGSEVSELNQKLKEMESLVESKDKKIEEEDKKRKEFEEKVKKAEKDAEELRESIRHEAQEHSSDLRKHKTAFIELVSNQRHLEAELGRAVKHLEATKQELVSVMENKEESDLMAQKLTLEIGKFHKDLEQKDKILSAMLRKSKLDSAEKQMLLKEVKLSKARRKQAEQETEKWRVASEGKHDRHSLKTMLLNLSSRMDVFPSGRAIPANAKRLEDWMRGETERYATLIEQRHHIELDAFVEQMRIKDEKLEAFRWQLLRTDLESKQLQSHLEGLVKDVTQLRHDKMKLESLLLEREDELNSLKDQFASKLRPLNFFRNNSNLSPQSSSELTQDAVWSKVKIVKRKPGEKQLEMVETLIEEDCKKEAVQPLHHDQFDNTNSQVQSPENKFEEEKHVCKEDSPTSVQYQSPKHIEIDSAEKIGSSTSLPFNDAKQFQWKMDLHALGVSYKIKRLKQQLTLVEKLTGRQTNNEHEEMSEDSKVGMEAYFSLTALLNKQIGRYQSLQEKTDDLCKRMQENDFYANRVEMNGARKKEKTSTLEHFLEETFQLQRYIVATGQKMMEIQSKIVSGFVGVAEEMEKSASGIDMKRFSESIRNLFHEVQRGLEVRTSRIIGDLEGTLAREGMICFRR, encoded by the exons ATGGTAATGGGTGATACTAGTGATGATAGCATGTATCCAATGTATTTTGGTGTTTCTTGTGCTTTTTTTGCACTCCAAGTGCTTAGAAAAAAACCACATGTTGAAGTTgaaaatttgtctaaaattgtTGAAACAATGCTTCAAGGAAGTGCACAGCTTTTAGGGTTGATTGTGTGGAAAGTTCAAAAAAGAGTGCCAAATGATGGGGAAAaccttattattaaattgaaaagtGCTGAGATAGAAATTAAGAATCTTAAAAAGATGAGACATGAAGATGCAAAAGCAAATGAGAAAGTGGTTGGAATCTTTGCAACACAAGAGCAAAGTTGGTTTAGTGAAAGGAGAAAACTTAGACAGCAGATTGGTGCTTTACTGAATGAGTTAAGAGTTTTTGAGAAGAAAAAGGGTTCAGAAGTTTCTGAATTGAATCAAAAATTGAAGGAAATGGAGAGTTTGGTTGAGTCAAAAGACAAGAAGATTGAAGAAGAGGATAAGAAAAGAAAGGAGTTTGAAGAAAAGGTAAAAAAAGCTGAAAAGGATGCAGAAGAATTGAGAGAGTCTATTAGGCATGAagctcaagaacattcttctGATCTTAGGAAACACAAAACAGCTTTCATTGAGCTTGTTTCAAACCAAAGGCACCTTGAAGCTGAACTTGGTCGTGCTGTTAAGCATTTGGAAGCAACAAAACAGGAACTTGTTTCTGTGATGGAGAACAAGGAGGAATCTGATTTGATGGCACAGAAATTAACTTTGGAGATTGGTAAATTTCACAAGGACTTGGAACAAAAAGATAAGATTTTGTCAGCAATGTTGAGAAAATCTAAACTTGATAGTGCTGAAAAGCAAATGCTGTTGAAAGAGGTTAAGTTATCAAAGGCTAGGAGGAAGCAAGCTGAGCAAGAAACAGAAAAGTGGAGGGTTGCTTCAGAAGGAAAACATGATAGACATTCCCTTAAAACCATGTTGCTGAATTTGAGTTCAAGGATGGATGTTTTTCCTAGTGGAAGAG CCATTCCTGCCAATGCTAAGCGTTTGGAAGATTGGATGAGAGGTGAAACAGAAAGATACGCAACCTTAATTGAACAGAGGCATCACATAGAGTTAGATGCTTTTGTAGAACAAATGAGGATCAAAGATGAGAAGTTAGAGGCATTTAGGTGGCAGTTGTTGAGAACAGATTTAGAATCAAAGCAGCTTCAGTCACACTTGGAGGGATTGGTGAAGGATGTGACACAGCTGAGACATGACAAGATGAAATTGGAGAGTTTATTGTTGGAAAGAGAGGATGAACTAAATTCCCTAAAAGACCAATTTGCATCAAAATTAAGGCCTTTAAACTTCTTTAGAAACAACTCTAATTTGTCTCCACAATCTTCATCAGAACTAACTCAAGATGCTGTTTGGTCTAAAGTCAAGATTGTGAAGAGAAAACCAGGTGAAAAACAGCTAGAAATGGTGGAAACTTTGATTGAGGAAGATTGCAAAAAGGAGGCGGTGCAGCCCTTGCACCATGATCAGTTTGACAATACTAATTCACAAGTTCAATCTCCAGAAAATaagtttgaagaagaaaaacatgttTGTAAGGAGGATAGTCCTACATCTGTGCAGTATCAAAGTCCAAAACACATTGAAATTGATTCTGCTGAAAAGATAGGATCATCAACCAGCCTGCCCTTTAATGATGCAAAGCAATTCCAATGGAAGATGGATCTTCATGCTCTTGGAGTATCTTACAAGATCAAGAGGCTTAAGCAGCAACTGACTCTTGTTGAAAAGTTGACAGGAAGGCAAACCAACAATGAACATGAAGAAATGAGTGAAGATAGCAAAGTTGGTATGGAGGCTTACTTTTCCTTGACTGCTTTGCTGAATAAACAAATTGGAAGATATCAATCCCTCCAAGAAAAGACTGACGATCTTTGCAAACGAATG CAAGAGAACGACTTCTACGCGAACCGTGTAGAAATGAATGGTGCAAGAAAAAAGGAGAAAACATCAACACTAGAGCACTTCTTGGAGGAAACATTTCAATTACAAAGATACATAGTTGCAACAGGACAAAAAATGATGGAAATTCAGTCCAAGATTGTTTCTGGGTTTGTTGGAGTGGCAGAAGAGATGGAAAAAAGTGCTTCTGGCATTGACATGAAGCGATTTTCTGAAAGTATAAGGAATTTGTTCCATGAAGTTCAAAGAGGTCTAGAAGTTAGGACATCTAGAATTATTGGTGACCTTGAGGGGACATTGGCTCGTGAAGGAATGATATGTTTTAGAAGGTAG
- the LOC101515251 gene encoding uncharacterized protein: MSSEIAQSMISVPFKWEEAPGKPRHYHTQSELDNNTVRTTLDLPPRLLFLDPKLDVPSPTTVLDGPYVGRAMSFTSSYRTPRDNWNSNFGSTRWSSFKKVHKEGDEGSFDFSDQFKVNKIPKGGNLSSFSKPKSHLWASIFDSLKQVVPWRRRKEAQRKWVSLTDTV, encoded by the exons ATGTCATCAGAGATTGCACAAAGTATGATTTCGGTTCCTTTCAAGTGGGAGGAGGCACCAGGGAAGCCTAGGCACTACCACACCCAATCGGAGCTCGATAATAATACCGTTAGAACCACCTTGGACCTGCCTCCGAGGTTGCTCTTTTTGGATCCCAAGCTCGATGTGCCTTCCCCAACAACGGTGTTAGATGGGCCTTATGTGGGTCGGGCCATGTCCTTCACTTCTTCCTATAGAACTCCCAGGGATAATTGGAATTCCAATTTTGGGTCCACCAGGTGGAGTAGTTTTAAGAAGGTTCACAAAGAGGGAGATGAGGGTAGTTTCGACTTTTCAGATCAGTTTAAGGTGAACAAGATCCCTAAAGGAGGAAACTTATCGAGTTTTTCTAAGCCAAAATCACATTTGTGG GCAAGCATTTTTGACAGTTTGAAGCAAGTGGTCCCTTGGAGACGCAGGAAAGAAGCACAGAGGAAATGGGTTTCCTTAACCGATACCGTTTAA